From one Triticum urartu cultivar G1812 chromosome 3, Tu2.1, whole genome shotgun sequence genomic stretch:
- the LOC125548678 gene encoding beta-glucuronosyltransferase GlcAT14A-like has product MPRASWLLACSPCAGLASLAALTTGLLVLGYASSSFLRDAAYGYDDPYSPDAADAASTAPPATVPRRGAGYPPVLAYYISGGHGDSVRMTRLLKAVYHPRNRYLLHLDAGAGAYERARLAGYVRSEQPFLEYGNVHVVGKGSPVDGRGASAVAAVLRGASVLMRIGADWDWLVTLAASDYPLVSQDDLLYAFSTVPRDLNFIDHRMDSETAPMVVLDQNLLQNTNAEISFSSGHRPKPDAFELFKGSPWTILSRAFVKHCVVAPDNLPRTLLMYFSNALNPMEFYFQTVMANSAHFKNSAVNHTFRIAVPDAAPPHRSRYDAVVSSGAAFAGRFGDDGDEALLQRIDEELLRRPLDGVTPGQWCAGSDEQAAGEECSVGGDIDVVRQGEAGQRLASLMAGLVGAGP; this is encoded by the exons ATGCCTCGCGCTTCTTGGCTCCTGGCGTGCTCCCCGTGTGCCGGGCTCGCGTCGCTAGCCGCGCTCACCACCGGCCTGCTGGTCCTCGGCTACGCGTCGAGCTCCTTCCTCAGGGATGCGGCGTATGGGTACGACGACCCCTACAGCCCGGACGCCGCCGACGCGGCGTCGACGGCGCCGCCGGCGACCGTGCCGAGGCGCGGGGCCGGGTACCCGCCGGTGCTCGCGTACTACATCTCCGGCGGGCACGGCGACTCCGTCAGGATGACGCGGCTGCTCAAGGCCGTGTACCATCCGAGGAACCGGTACCTGCTGCACCTGGACGCCGGCGCGGGCGCGTACGAGCGGGCGCGGCTGGCCGGCTACGTCAGGTCGGAGCAGCCGTTCCTCGAGTACGGCAACGTGCACGTCGTCGGCAAGGGGAGCCCGGTCGACGGCCGCGGCGCGtccgccgtcgccgccgtgcTCCGCGGCGCCTCCGTTCTCATGAGGATTGGCGCCGACTGGGACTGGCTCGTCACGCTCGCCGCCTCGGACTACCCGCTCGTGTCTCAGGACG ACCTTCTCTACGCCTTCTCCACCGTGCCGAGGGACCTCAACTTCATCGACCACAGGATGGACTCCGAGACCGCGCCGATGGTCGTTCTGGACCAGAATCTCCTGCAGAACACCAACGCCGAGATCTCCTTCTCGTCGGGGCACCGTCCGAAGCCTGATGCGTTCGAGCTCTTCAAAGGTTCTCCCTGGACGATACTGAGCCGGGCCTTCGTCAAGCACTGCGTGGTGGCGCCGGACAACCTCCCGAGGACGCTGCTCATGTACTTCAGCAACGCCCTGAACCCCATGGAGTTCTACTTCCAGACGGTCATGGCCAACTCGGCGCACTTCAAGAACAGCGCCGTCAACCACACCTTCCGGATCGCCGTCCCGGATGCCGCGCCGCCTCACCGGTCGCGGTACGACGCCGTGGTGAGCAGCGGCGCGGCCTTCGCCGGCCGTTTCGGTGACGACGGCGACGAGGCGCTGCTGCAGAGGATAGACGAGGAGCTGCTCAGGCGACCGCTCGACGGCGTCACGCCGGGACAGTGGTGCGCCGGCAGCGACGAGCAGGCAGCGGGCGAGGAGTGCTCCGTCGGGGGCGACATTGACGTTGTCAGGCAGGGCGAGGCGGGACAGAGGCTGGCGAGCTTGATGGCCGGCCTTGTCGGGGCCGGACCGTGA